A genomic segment from Arcobacter acticola encodes:
- a CDS encoding ATP-binding protein — translation MKEVINFIKAQNVESTTFYTQLKCSVEEAKILQYMSKEYVNGRDTLGVIDVLGEFYDLKTYKHLEKLDLIKSLLEFGWIVQVSFDQVKLSEVSKLELINSSISLSSAYLKMLENGSNDFILPEIKNYSDHLEYLQDQFFRIDLAQQLNVVRKNFDVNSPSSNRLKSKLILLENRIKERIKVTNNAIMLVDFFKDNDLDEQEQTLFLALLKEEYSGGDGSLRDMNSLIELISSDDYEKIKYRSLLEESSTLVSKSLIDYDEVLTPFGGINRNFYIPDEVLYKISHPTKKSTNVGKIKLDTVIKEQEMFELISTTKSLDDVVLNEKTKETLDSLLKQVDKTVINRLKQWGIKDKKRGIEAKIIFYGVAGTGKTLTALALARSLKKEVLSFDCSKILSMYIGESEKNVRSIFDKYYELRTQTKSEPVLLLNEADQFLSARASGGVSSSDKMHNQMQNIFLEQIERFDGILIATTNLLENLDKAFSRRFNYKIEFVKPNKAQRLDLWKKLIPSSLPLEKDFDIEELAKYELTGGQIELVIKNTAYKIAVSDEPIFKVENFKEQITKEQKGQFDSENKVGFF, via the coding sequence ATGAAAGAAGTTATAAACTTTATAAAAGCACAAAATGTAGAATCAACTACATTCTATACACAATTAAAATGTTCTGTTGAAGAAGCAAAAATTTTACAATATATGTCTAAAGAGTATGTAAATGGTAGAGATACTTTAGGTGTTATTGACGTATTAGGTGAGTTTTATGATTTAAAAACTTATAAACATTTAGAAAAACTCGATTTGATTAAATCACTTTTAGAGTTTGGTTGGATTGTTCAAGTATCATTTGATCAAGTTAAACTTAGTGAAGTATCAAAACTTGAACTTATCAATTCAAGTATCTCTCTTTCAAGTGCATATTTAAAAATGCTTGAAAATGGAAGCAATGATTTCATCCTTCCTGAGATTAAGAATTACTCTGATCATTTAGAATATTTACAAGATCAATTTTTTAGAATAGATTTAGCACAGCAGTTAAATGTAGTAAGAAAAAACTTTGATGTAAATAGTCCAAGTTCAAATAGATTAAAATCAAAATTAATTTTATTGGAAAATAGAATTAAAGAGAGAATCAAAGTTACAAATAACGCAATTATGCTTGTGGATTTCTTCAAAGATAATGATTTAGACGAACAAGAACAAACATTGTTTTTAGCTCTATTAAAAGAAGAGTATTCAGGTGGAGATGGAAGCTTAAGAGATATGAACTCTTTGATTGAATTAATTTCAAGCGATGATTATGAAAAAATCAAATACAGAAGTCTATTAGAAGAAAGCTCAACTTTAGTTTCAAAATCATTGATTGATTATGATGAAGTTTTAACTCCATTTGGAGGAATTAATAGAAATTTTTATATTCCTGATGAGGTATTATATAAAATTTCACATCCAACAAAAAAATCTACAAATGTAGGAAAAATAAAACTTGATACAGTTATAAAAGAGCAAGAGATGTTTGAGTTAATCTCAACAACAAAATCTTTAGATGACGTAGTTTTAAATGAAAAAACAAAAGAAACTTTAGATTCATTGTTAAAACAAGTTGATAAAACTGTTATTAATAGACTTAAACAATGGGGAATTAAAGATAAAAAAAGAGGAATAGAAGCTAAAATAATCTTTTATGGTGTTGCAGGAACTGGTAAAACATTAACAGCCCTTGCACTTGCTAGATCTCTTAAAAAAGAGGTATTAAGTTTTGATTGTTCAAAAATTTTATCTATGTATATAGGTGAAAGTGAAAAAAATGTAAGAAGTATTTTTGATAAATACTATGAACTTAGAACTCAAACAAAATCAGAACCTGTATTGTTACTAAATGAAGCAGATCAGTTTTTAAGCGCACGAGCTTCTGGAGGAGTAAGTAGTAGTGATAAGATGCATAATCAAATGCAAAATATCTTTTTAGAACAGATTGAAAGATTCGATGGAATATTAATTGCAACAACAAATTTACTTGAAAATCTTGATAAGGCATTTTCTAGAAGATTTAATTATAAAATTGAATTTGTAAAACCAAATAAAGCTCAAAGATTGGATTTATGGAAAAAATTAATTCCATCATCTCTTCCTTTAGAAAAAGACTTTGATATTGAAGAGTTAGCTAAATATGAACTAACGGGTGGACAAATAGAGCTTGTAATTAAAAATACAGCTTATAAAATAGCTGTTAGCGATGAGCCAATTTTTAAAGTTGAAAATTTCAAAGAGCAAATTACAAAAGAGCAAAAAGGTCAATTTGACAGTGAAAATAAAGTAGGTTTTTTCTAA
- a CDS encoding tetratricopeptide repeat protein: MFKLVTSSFTAITLSIFLLNGCVDHSEALKVLPNELAIADQCKNTNAKYEMDCYDLISYKNSFAQLRLGLNAQLSGNYNEALQRYLYAKEKGNFYVNSLLAELYNNGFGVEKNEETVIKLLEEVKDVDPIAAYKLSYNYLAKQDYKKAVKLLTYAAENNVKPAQSELSKIYSNSEIIDTDLEKSIYWNDLYQDKSDSFMKRIYGK, translated from the coding sequence ATGTTTAAACTTGTTACTTCTTCTTTTACAGCAATAACACTTTCAATATTTTTATTAAATGGTTGTGTTGACCATAGTGAAGCTTTGAAAGTATTACCTAATGAACTAGCAATAGCAGATCAATGTAAAAACACAAATGCAAAATATGAAATGGATTGTTATGATTTAATTTCATATAAAAACTCTTTTGCACAATTAAGACTTGGATTAAATGCGCAACTTAGCGGAAATTATAATGAGGCACTACAACGATATTTATATGCAAAAGAAAAAGGGAACTTTTATGTTAACTCTTTGTTAGCAGAACTATATAATAATGGCTTTGGTGTTGAGAAAAATGAAGAAACCGTTATTAAATTATTAGAAGAAGTAAAAGATGTTGATCCAATAGCAGCATACAAACTATCTTATAACTATTTAGCAAAACAAGATTATAAAAAAGCCGTTAAGCTTTTAACTTATGCTGCTGAAAATAACGTAAAACCTGCACAATCTGAACTATCAAAAATTTATAGCAATTCAGAGATTATAGATACAGATTTAGAAAAAAGCATCTATTGGAATGACTTATACCAAGACAAATCTGATAGTTTTATGAAAAGAATATATGGAAAATAA
- a CDS encoding tetratricopeptide repeat protein, whose amino-acid sequence MIRKILLPTAVLFMFTACSMKMPTFSMPSFSMPSFFDSEDKDLLSLKEANLCQEIESLDSKLTCYKKIVDKNSYAQLRMGTYYADKKEYKDAVKYLEQAKSNDNIYANLALAFLYYKGDGVKKDIDKSFELLKESSNIDPNAAYQLARFYLQGINTKIDNQKGVELINFAASKGVSTAQKMLINIHREGSFEQPRDQKKVEYWENIVKQNKEDTTFKVYKL is encoded by the coding sequence ATGATAAGAAAAATACTACTACCTACTGCTGTACTTTTTATGTTTACAGCTTGTTCTATGAAAATGCCGACATTCTCTATGCCATCGTTTTCAATGCCTTCTTTTTTTGATTCTGAGGATAAAGATTTACTTAGTTTAAAAGAGGCAAATCTTTGTCAAGAAATTGAAAGTTTAGATTCAAAACTTACATGTTATAAAAAAATAGTAGATAAGAACTCTTATGCTCAACTTAGAATGGGTACATATTATGCTGATAAAAAAGAGTATAAAGATGCAGTTAAATATCTAGAGCAAGCAAAAAGCAATGATAATATTTACGCAAATCTTGCCTTAGCCTTTTTATATTATAAAGGTGATGGAGTTAAAAAAGATATAGATAAGTCTTTTGAATTACTAAAAGAATCAAGTAATATTGATCCAAATGCAGCTTATCAATTAGCAAGATTTTATCTTCAAGGTATAAATACTAAAATAGATAATCAAAAAGGAGTAGAATTAATAAATTTTGCTGCTTCAAAAGGTGTATCTACAGCTCAAAAGATGTTAATAAATATTCATAGAGAAGGTTCGTTTGAACAACCTCGTGATCAAAAGAAAGTTGAATATTGGGAAAACATAGTAAAACAAAACAAAGAAGATACTACATTTAAAGTTTATAAACTTTAA
- a CDS encoding TetR/AcrR family transcriptional regulator has protein sequence MKNKINEELIKVKKDLYLKAATEYFDRYGYKSFKISHLAKELEISVGTIYNLFTSKENLYLEYLISKLQNFLDTLKSKETNNPKENLELYLSCKYEIFIQIDDNTTDPYFFHKLDISNHPIVDEIYEFLIRQFKQLYPNKNINYKHLSTLFKKLSDGFIESYLIEKYDTKNIINDTIELFFYGLEKK, from the coding sequence ATGAAGAATAAAATAAATGAAGAATTAATTAAAGTAAAAAAAGATTTGTATTTAAAAGCAGCAACTGAATATTTTGATAGATATGGGTATAAAAGTTTTAAAATATCACATTTAGCAAAGGAGTTGGAAATATCTGTTGGAACAATCTATAATCTATTTACTTCAAAAGAAAATTTATATTTAGAATATCTTATTTCAAAACTTCAAAACTTTCTAGATACTCTAAAATCTAAAGAGACAAACAATCCAAAAGAAAATCTTGAATTATATTTATCTTGTAAATATGAGATATTTATTCAAATTGATGATAATACAACTGATCCATATTTTTTCCATAAGTTAGATATTTCAAATCATCCAATAGTTGATGAAATATATGAATTTTTAATAAGACAGTTTAAACAACTTTATCCAAATAAAAACATCAATTATAAGCATCTATCTACGCTGTTTAAAAAATTATCAGATGGTTTTATTGAGAGTTATTTAATAGAGAAATATGATACAAAAAATATCATTAATGACACAATAGAACTTTTTTTCTATGGACTAGAAAAAAAGTAG